A genomic stretch from Channa argus isolate prfri chromosome 24, Channa argus male v1.0, whole genome shotgun sequence includes:
- the robo4 gene encoding roundabout homolog 4 isoform X6: MMSSNGFMLSVFGLLLSGSRVRAEETPPRIVHHPSDVVVGVGNPATLSCRADGSPVPTIEWLRNGQPLDTAKADGKEKPMVLPEGSLFFLSVAGGRLSQAHEGVYTCVARNSAGKATSRNASLYIAVLQEDFSLQPSDVEVAEGEVAVLSCGAPVGHPEPNLMWKKDGLPIDNTDQHYTELGGKLIIAPAAKNHSGAYVCVASNSVGARESRAARLSVLAKPVLVLKPENVSVRMGESAQFYCQAKGDPPPAVVWSREQGPLPNGRYLVNPDQTLQIHYVTAQDAGKYMCTAANDVGVVTASAQLLVEAFSHGISQKDKKNSIQPSSEASTEQKDLHKELSALRVALENVTIKAPGSNISQVQWKQLQSLPAQPHYLDGFEVLYRSLLPASSDWAAKKVTLPSFQTQVGPLKRGYKYEFKVRPYGSNLYGRESNTRHLRVPETVPSAPPLAVFITVSHEQNNTVHLSWEPPPHETHNGIIQGYQVWCVESEEQQYQNWTLNSGQHNLDISTLTAGKRYWIRIAAVNGAGVGMLSDPHGFVINTQISGPPDSDSQRWELSQTLFQDPVLIGSIGALLWCILMVAAVFLFRRRSKAGHLILGHGRAKGLHRLANEDLVIKHRMAAPDSPWISGSWRPAFNKKYQDLWAQGQKHPGIRSTSLPVSSKKDSSCLDSAVPIVTDSCSVYGTFYVDLMGNGLKTFNSPGRQPKMPHDLPYQQGAETIQIFTQPVTKASPVGGHEALQWKQAIRPQPKMGVLRESWEKKHSKRELHAVNSVPIVPVANQASPSSVYRQRLSHIPSGQPGGHPEYGKTTGCPRLLHYSASVHLVDMLPPPPTMSMDTHSLTSDEGSSNSTKLTEDLGSLQSVSATTGYCGQPGPTNNNNSSNNNNNNNNSCPSYSHMSPSSYFRSLDEEQGGTLTAKEATQYLELSPKPERYSFLPEDRPSLPHPFFSTLAYICGPVPSSQLEDDPYTDEPGAPPISLRRTRIQSSPSSCYSEWDTSLWNTWSSVTDSNLASARTSLISSVDSCYTTDSTNFARLLAVAAETMSGTSLSDFSPPASPLSALYPSFCTEGESPVELEPVPAWDWSMAWLEEMEAQYRAHYPGRNPKLFDT; the protein is encoded by the exons ATGATGAGCAGCAATGGTTTCATGTTATCAGTGTTTGGACTTCTTCTGTCAG GTTCCAGAGTTCGTGCAGAGGAGACACCCCCGCGTATCGTCCACCACCCCTCTGATGTGGTGGTTGGAGTCGGCAATCCCGCAACGCTCTCTTGCCGAGCGGATGGTAGCCCAGTGCCGACCATTGAGTGGCTGCGCAACGGCCAGCCACTGGACACAGCAAAGGCAGATGGGAAGGAAAAGCCTATGGTTTTGCCAGAGGGTAGCCTCTTCTTCTTAAGCGTGGCAGGAGGGAGGCTAAGTCAGGCACACGAAGGTGTCTACACCTGCGTGGCCAGGAACAGTGCAGGGAAGGCCACCAGCCGTAATGCGTCCCTGTATATTGCAG TGTTGCAGGAGGACTTCAGTCTGCAGCCCAGTGATGTGGAGGTGGCAGAAGGGGAGGTAGCTGTCCTAAGCTGTGGTGCTCCAGTGGGACACCCTGAACCTAACCTCATGTGGAAGAAGGATGGCCTGCCCATAGACAACACTGACCAACACTACACT GAGCTGGGTGGGAAGCTTATCATTGCTCCTGCAGCGAAGAACCACTCTggtgcttatgtgtgtgtggccagCAACTCTGtgggagcgagagagagcagAGCGGCCCGGCTTTCTGTGCTGG CCAAGCCTGTGTTAGTGCTGAAGCcagaaaatgtgtcagtgaGAATGGGGGAGTCTGCACAGTTCTACTGCCAAGCTAAAGGTGACCCTCCACCTGCTGTGGTCTGGAGCAGAGAGCAAGGGCCACTGCCCAATGGCAGGTAC CTTGTTAACCCTGACCAGACCCTCCAGATCCATTATGTTACAGCCCAGGATGCTGGGAAGTACATGTGCACTGCTGCAAATGATGTAGGAGTGGTCACTGCCAGTGCACAGCTACTAGTTGAAG CTTTCagtcacgggataagccaaaaggacaaaaaaaattctatACAGCCTTCATCAG AGGCCAGCACTGAACAGAAAGACCTTCACAAAGAGCTGTCAGCCCTGCGAGTGGCTCTGGAAAATGTCACCATAAAGGCCCCTGGGTCCAACATCTCTCAAGTACAATGGAAG CAGCTCCAGTCTCTCCCAGCCCAGCCACATTACCTGGATGGCTTTGAGGTGCTCTATCGCTCTCTGCTTCCTGCCAGCTCAGACTGGGCAGCAAAGAAGGTGACACTGCCCAGTTTCCAGACTCAGGTGGGCCCCTTAAAGAGAGGCTACAAGTATGAGTTCAAAGTTCGTCCCTATGGCAGCAACTTATACGGGAGGGAGAGCAACACCCGCCACCTCAGAGTTCCAGAGACAG TGCCCAGTGCTCCTCCACTGGCTGTGTTCATAACAGTGAGTCATGAGCAGAATAACACCGTCCACCTGAGCTGGGAGCCTCCTCCTCATGAAACACACAACGGCATCATCCAGGGATATCAG GTGTGGTGTGTAGAGTCCGAGGAGCAGCAGTACCAAAACTGGACATTGAACAGCGGTCAACACAACCTCGACATCTCTACTCTCACAGCAGGAAAACGATACTGGATCAGAATTGCAGCTGTCAATGGAGCTGGAGTAGGAATGCTGAGTGACCCTCATGGATTTGTTATCA ATACCCAGATCAGTGGTCCTCCTGACTCAGACAGCCAAAGATGGGAACTGTCTCAAACCCTGTTTCAGGATCCAGTGTTGATTGGCAGCATTGGTGCCCTCCTGTGGTGTATTCTGATGGttgcagctgtttttctcttcagaCGCCGCAGCAAGGCAGGCCACCTGATACTAGGACATGGCAGGGCTAAAG GTCTGCACAGACTGGCCAATGAAGATCTTGTTATAAAGCACAG GATGGCAGCTCCTGATTCCCCATGGATCTCTGGTAGCTGGAGACCTGCCTTTAACAAGAAGTATCAGGACTTATGGGCTCAAGGACAAAAACATCCAGGGATCAGGAGCACCA GCCTTCCAGTCTCATCCAAGAAGGACTCTAGCTGTCTGGACTCAGCTGTCCCCATTGTGACTGACAGCTGCAGTGTCTACGGCACTTTTTATGTTGATCTGATGGGGAATGGCCTCAAGACTTTTAACAGTCCAGGGCGTCAGCCTAAAATGCCTCATGATCTGCCCTATCAGCAAGGAGCTGAGACCATCCAGATATTCACTCAGCCCGTCACCAAGGCATCACCTGTTGGGGGCCATGAGGCACTCCAATGGAAACAGGCCATACGCCCTCAGCCTAAAATGGGCGTGCTGAGAGAGTCGTGGGAAAAGAAACATAGCAAGCGAG AGCTTCATGCAGTCAACAGTGTCCCTATAGTGCCAGTCGCGAACCAAGCTAGTCCATCTAGTGTCTACAGACAGAGACTCAGTCACATACCATCAGGCCAACCGG GAGGACATCCAGAGTATGGTAAAACTACAGGCTGTCCTCGCCTGCTGCATTACTCCGCCTCAGTACACCTAGTGGACATGCTGCCCCCACCACCAACAATGTCAATGGACACACACAGCCTCACCTCAGATGAAGG CTCCAGTAATTCCACAAAGCTAACAGAGGACCTGGGTTCTCTCCAGTCAGTGTCTGCTACAACAGGATACTGTGGGCAACCAGGACctaccaacaacaacaacagcagcaacaacaacaacaacaacaacaacagttgCCCCTCCTACAGCCACATGTCCCCGTCATCATATTTCAGGTCACTGGATGAAGAACAGGGTGGCACTCTGACAGCAAAGGAAGCCACACAGTATTTGGAACTTAGCCCTAAACCAGAGAGATACAG TTTCCTACCGGAGGACCGTCCCTCCCTACCCCATCCCTTCTTTTCTACCCTGGCCTACATCTGCGGGCCAGTGCCCTCCTCTCAGCTGGAGGACGACCCTTATACTGATGAGCCTGGGGCTCCACCAATTAGCTTGCGGCGCACCCGCATCCAGAGCTCACCTTCCTCCTGCTACAGCGAATGGGACACCTCACTGTGGAACACCTGGAGCTCCGTCACCGACAGCAACTTGGCCAGCGCCCGCACCAGCCTCATCAGTTCTGTGGACAGCTGTTACACCACCGACAGCACTAATTTTGCCCGGCTGCTTGCTGTGGCAGCAGAGACCATGAGTGGAACCTCTTTGTCAG ACTTCTCCCCGCCTGCCTCCCCCCTCAGCGCCTTGTACCCATCGTTTTGTACAGAAGGCGAATCGCCTGTGGAACTGGAGCCTGTTCCTGCGTGGGACTGGAGCATGGCCTGGCTGGAGGAAATGGAGGCTCAGTACAGGGCCCACTATCCTGGCAGAAACCCCAAACTCTTTGACACGTAA